Proteins encoded within one genomic window of Aquarana catesbeiana isolate 2022-GZ linkage group LG03, ASM4218655v1, whole genome shotgun sequence:
- the LOC141133847 gene encoding C-reactive protein-like, translated as MELCVPLFLMVILASWAQEDLEGKVFIFPRDRSSDHVILKPAITKPLQKVSICLNVYSDLSRTYSPFSLATTEKSPAFIFYSNSLNLWSIAVNGILEYIKTDTDSLNWRHICVTWDSDTGVVQFWANGKLYPRKVLSKGSSINGITSIVLGQVHNNLGEIMTSSYSFFGEISDVHMWDVVLTPRDIQKVISGDRYGNVISWKSLVYEMIGEVLLQPKLQCKSGGSVSSVCIPCY; from the coding sequence ACTTGGAGGGTAAAGTGTTCATCTTCCCTAGAGACAGGAGCTCAGATCATGTCATTCTGAAACCTGCAATTACAAAGCCATTGCAGAAAGTCAGCATCTGTCTAAATGTCTACAGTGATCTTTCACGTACTTATAGTCCCTTCTCTCTCGCTACTACAGAAAAGAGTCCTGCTTTTATATTCTACTCAAACTCCCTAAATCTCTGGTCCATAGCAGTAAATGGAATTCTTGAATATATTAAGACAGACACGGATTCCTTGAACTGGAGACACATCTGTGTGACCTGGGACTCTGACACTGGTGTGGTCCAATTTTGGGCCAATGGAAAGCTCTACCCCAGAAAAGTCTTATCAAAAGGGTCTTCTATCAATGGTATAACCAGCATTGTTCTGGGGCAGGTTCATAATAATTTGGGGGAAATTATgacttcttcctattcattttttGGAGAAATAAGTGATGTCCACATGTGGGATGTTGTCCTGACTCCAAGAGACATCCAGAAAGTCATCTCTGGTGACCGCTATGGAAATGTCATTAGTTGGAAGTCTCTAGTCTATGAAATGATAGGGGAAGTTCTTCTTCAACCTAAACTTCAATGCAAGTCTGGGGGGTCCGTCAGCTCAGTATGTATACCATGTtattaa